The Candidatus Hydrogenedens sp. sequence ACCTTATTTTTCAGCAATTCTGCAGATTTATGAACTCCGCTTCTTCCTTCATAATTCGTCAGTAATAGCATAATAATTCCTCTTTTTTCATTACTCCACCATTTTTATATTTTTATCCCGTTGTGTTGTGCCTTGCCCTTTAAATTGAATTGTATCAACGTTCCCGCCTTTCACTATGCACCAAAGTGGATTGTTTTGGATATAAATAGGTGTTTCAATTTGTGCTCTTTCTACATCCTTTAAAAATATCACCACTGAATCGTCCAATTTTGTCTTTTCCCGCCAGTCGGAAAGAGTGAACTCTTGAACATCGTCAGCCCAAATTGCAATACCTGGGGAAGCCATCTCAAAAAGATTGGTGGGTTCTGCTTTTTCATTCCAAATAATATCTCGATATTTATCGGTAGTAATTCGCCAGAATGATGGTCTTGCCTCGAAAGATATATTTTGCATCTGCACACCACGGGCATGCCGTATAAAGAAAGCATAACATGGAAGGGCTTCGAACATTAAAGCCTCTGGGTAACGGTCTATCTCTTCTGGCACCTGTTCATCAGTAGGACGAAGTGGATTTGAGCCATCAAAGGAACAGAATACATTTTGTATAAGTACATCCTCTACGGGATGTTCTGGAATACCTGCAATGATATTGGGATTGCTTACATGCGTGGCAACAATATTACTAATAGTAACTCCCTTGATACTTCCTGCAGAAGTTGCTCCATCTCTACCTCGATTGCCAAGTCGTATAAATATCGGTGAACGTGCCCAGTCTATTATTATCCCTGTGACACTAATCCCCTCAATATTTGCACCATCTACCGACTCAATTGCTACGCCAGATATAGCTGGTTTCTGGGCAGTATATAAACCGCGGATTACAGAATTACTAAACGTTATTCGTTTAAAGTCCGAACCCGATTCTGTCCCTAACTTGAATCCATTACATCGAGTTGATAAATAGCAATTGGTAATAGTTATATCTGTGCAAGGACGATGATACCCAAGTGAAAAACTGCTTTTAGGAACGATAGCATCATCTACTGTTTCTATTCGGCAGTTAGAGATAAAAACAAACTGACAACTATCAGGGTCAATACCGTCCGCATAACCATTTAGAATCTGAACTTTATCAATAGTGACCTGTTCACAACCTAATAAACTGATTGAATAGTTTGGACAATTACGGATAGTAATCCCCTCTATTCGAATGTTTTTACACCTTTTAAATGCGAGTGCTTTGGGTCCGACTCGTTTCGTAAAATTCGAGTCAATAACTCCAGC is a genomic window containing:
- a CDS encoding glycosyl hydrolase family 28 protein, which encodes MPKLLCMILSFSISFLIITSIAFSLEGQTNSLNVLDFGAVGDGKNLETVSIQKAIDIASEQKKALIFPAGIYLTGSLHLRGNLHIQLSTGAVILGSKDRSDYNPFETLDFPNDADSETSFFHHSLLWGEDIENILITGAGVIDSNFTKRVGPKALAFKRCKNIRIEGITIRNCPNYSISLLGCEQVTIDKVQILNGYADGIDPDSCQFVFISNCRIETVDDAIVPKSSFSLGYHRPCTDITITNCYLSTRCNGFKLGTESGSDFKRITFSNSVIRGLYTAQKPAISGVAIESVDGANIEGISVTGIIIDWARSPIFIRLGNRGRDGATSAGSIKGVTISNIVATHVSNPNIIAGIPEHPVEDVLIQNVFCSFDGSNPLRPTDEQVPEEIDRYPEALMFEALPCYAFFIRHARGVQMQNISFEARPSFWRITTDKYRDIIWNEKAEPTNLFEMASPGIAIWADDVQEFTLSDWREKTKLDDSVVIFLKDVERAQIETPIYIQNNPLWCIVKGGNVDTIQFKGQGTTQRDKNIKMVE